One window of Legionella pneumophila subsp. pneumophila str. Philadelphia 1 genomic DNA carries:
- the djlA gene encoding co-chaperone DjlA, with the protein MNLRDFFVITTWWGKILGAFFGYLTAGPVGALFGILVGNFFDRGLVSYYSNPHWLYHAEKQRIVQKAFFEATFSIMGHVAKSDGRVSEQEISMAKSIMNEMKLSKGQKDLAKRLFNEGKQADFNVSLALIQLQRICKDNRDLLKLFVDIQYRAAQVDGLSSQKIHALDNIFTHLGFAPLHKQYRFYEDFGSYFQQEQSKQHYHNQQEYKHTSSSQGQQGYKPQSPPNTLAHAFALLEVSPNANKQEVRRAYRRLLSRNHPDKLIAQGLPEEMIKLANDKTHQIMKAYELICETKGW; encoded by the coding sequence ATGAACTTACGCGATTTCTTTGTAATAACAACCTGGTGGGGAAAAATACTTGGTGCCTTCTTTGGCTACTTAACTGCTGGGCCAGTAGGCGCTTTGTTTGGCATTCTCGTTGGAAACTTTTTTGATCGGGGCCTTGTCAGTTATTACTCTAATCCCCATTGGCTGTACCATGCAGAAAAACAAAGAATCGTTCAAAAAGCTTTCTTTGAAGCCACTTTCTCCATAATGGGGCATGTTGCGAAATCGGATGGCCGTGTTTCTGAACAAGAGATTAGCATGGCTAAATCCATCATGAATGAAATGAAATTGAGCAAGGGGCAAAAGGATTTGGCAAAACGATTATTTAATGAAGGGAAACAAGCTGATTTCAATGTCAGTCTTGCTCTTATCCAATTACAAAGAATCTGCAAGGATAACCGTGATTTGTTAAAGCTTTTTGTAGATATTCAGTATAGGGCAGCTCAAGTAGATGGATTAAGTAGTCAAAAAATTCACGCACTAGATAACATTTTTACGCATCTGGGATTTGCTCCCCTACACAAACAGTATCGTTTTTATGAGGATTTTGGTTCTTATTTCCAGCAAGAACAATCCAAACAACACTATCATAATCAACAGGAGTACAAGCATACCTCCTCATCTCAAGGTCAACAGGGTTACAAACCTCAATCACCCCCTAATACTTTAGCCCATGCTTTTGCATTACTTGAGGTAAGTCCGAATGCAAACAAACAGGAGGTTAGAAGAGCGTACAGACGTCTATTGAGCCGTAACCATCCAGATAAATTAATTGCTCAAGGTTTACCCGAAGAAATGATTAAATTGGCTAACGATAAAACTCATCAAATTATGAAAGCCTATGAATTGATCTGTGAAACCAAGGGTTGGTAG
- a CDS encoding DUF3530 family protein, whose translation MNQIKWIVLLFCFVVSNVFADKLDITVDQKKIILPYWLSRPVSYGAVIIVSGGETAQWSLLLEQFAKGLARNGWSVVLLNCTKNNSIPWINQLPEVISTLRQNNNKRIVLVHYGDQLNLALEYFSKPQSKMINGLVMLSAYDLNRNLQKVPRLRFPLFDIVGQFDYDMVRQQRKSREEKFKENSYLAIDIPGATHDYQYSQQLLLAFVHGWMAKLPEFEPQPPPILVSYLEPVYSTASSIVSTNKLDYQPLVSQINS comes from the coding sequence ATGAATCAAATTAAATGGATAGTACTACTATTTTGCTTTGTTGTTTCCAATGTATTTGCGGATAAGCTTGACATAACCGTCGATCAAAAAAAAATTATATTGCCTTATTGGCTATCAAGGCCTGTTTCCTATGGGGCGGTTATCATTGTTAGTGGTGGAGAGACAGCGCAATGGTCCTTATTATTGGAACAGTTTGCCAAGGGATTGGCTCGAAATGGCTGGTCAGTCGTATTATTGAATTGTACTAAAAATAACTCGATACCCTGGATTAACCAATTACCGGAAGTCATCAGTACTTTAAGGCAGAATAATAATAAAAGAATCGTTTTAGTCCATTATGGTGATCAACTTAATCTGGCATTAGAGTATTTTAGCAAGCCCCAATCCAAGATGATCAATGGGCTAGTGATGTTGTCTGCCTATGATTTAAATAGAAATTTGCAAAAAGTACCTCGGTTGCGTTTTCCACTGTTTGATATTGTGGGGCAGTTTGATTATGACATGGTAAGGCAGCAACGTAAGAGCAGGGAAGAAAAATTTAAAGAGAATAGTTATTTAGCCATTGATATACCTGGTGCTACTCATGACTACCAATACAGTCAACAATTATTATTGGCGTTTGTCCATGGTTGGATGGCAAAGCTTCCAGAGTTTGAGCCACAGCCACCGCCGATATTGGTTTCTTATCTGGAACCCGTTTATTCTACAGCAAGTTCAATCGTATCGACCAACAAATTGGACTACCAACCCTTGGTTTCACAGATCAATTCATAG